DNA from Larimichthys crocea isolate SSNF chromosome XIII, L_crocea_2.0, whole genome shotgun sequence:
AGGGACCAAAAGAGATGTGCCCTATTTTTACGAAAGGGAAACGTTTCTTTGTGGGCACGATGTGTCACTCACCTTTCGCATGAGGAACTGCCAAAACACACAGGATAGGTGATAGATCACCTCTGTTTTATGGTTTCATgtaatgcgtgtgtgtgtacgtgtttgcATACAGGTGTGAAATAACTTTCTCCTCTCTCGACAGAGCGGCACTGGACAGCGCAGCCAGAACGCCTCCATTCAGCAGAAGTCTCAGATCAACAAGTCGGCATACAACAGCTACAACTGGGGGGCAAACTAACATCCACTGTCGGGGGGGCCCCCTACACTGTTGACAGAAGCTAAGAAGGGGGCGCATCACTCCTTCCGCAAACGGTCTCCACATATAaactccctcttcctcctgcagagATTCCCTCCCCCAGTCTCTTGGCCCAGCACTCCTGTCCTGCAGCTCTGGCTGCGGTCAGAGGAGGTGCTGTGCCGAGAGAACGAGCACTGTAATGATGCATGGATGGGTGGGAGGGACAGGAGGGGCttagaaagagagggagattgGAGCTTAATGGTTATAGAAATACACCATCAAGAGGTGAAAAATTGAGTGTTGGGAATTTGTATCATGTTAACcaaccaccccacccccacccccctctgccctgcccccttttttctttcacttataTGTAACATAGAACTGTTTTCTAAAAGAATGAACGTTTCCTgtatggtctttttttttttttttttttttacctccccccttttctttctcactgaTGGGGAGGATTGAAGTAATACCTGAAGGTGGGGGGACAGGctggttttgtgtttctcacCATCAACTCCCCACTTGTTCATTTTGGTGGAAACTCTTTCCTCCtacacaaaaacatccaaacacaaTAATTTGCTTAATTGCTgttaaacgttttttttttcttcatttttatgtcattttaagttTGAAGAAACAATTCTCTAAATTGGTAGAGTtgtgaagtttattttttaccaaatatagatatattatatataaagacATATAAGCGAGCTCACTGGCTTGGACTGTGAGgaaagtgtgtttgtcatgtgacTGCGTGCATGTTTGTACACACAGGGGGCCGCGGGTTGTGTactgtgctttgttttctgcCTAGCACAGGATTTTTTCATTACCCCAAAACTTGTACAGTAACCGTTTCCCATGCGTTATGAATATGTTGCATAAAAGGTCCCACCGATTCTGCAAGAGATGTTGAGAATGATTTCAAAGGCCAATACACACACCCAGTCTGCCttccagtgtgttttattttgtttgtttctgaggcccccccacctcctccccgcTCCACCACCTGTCCCCCATCATAAAGAAACCTGCAACATTGAATACTGATGGACAGAATTGTACTATGGGTTTTTtgtcagtgatttatttttttctttttgtactgtgcgttttaaaaaaaatttaaatggaTAAACTTGTCttgtacatatataaaaaaacacaagtactGTAGTCCCTGTTTGTTCGATGGCTTATTCCTTTTCCTTCTCAAATCCTTGCAGACTTGTTAGCtttttgtttcatatattttttttattttgtaaaaatatataaatattaagtaaataaacaagaaaaagacattttcatcattttggaTGTGAATGTCTTTTAAGAAACTATATTTGTTTCTCATGTGGCTTGTAAATACAGCAGCATCTCTCCTCCCAACAGTTTGACTGACgcccagtgtttgtgtgtgtgtgtaactgaaGGCTGGCCTTTATTTCATCCGACAGTTTCAAACGTTCGCTCACTGATACTTGATATCGGTGGAACAATGAGTTGACAAACACGAAGAAGACGCTTGTGCCATCGTGTGTTTGGCACAAGCGAAACCATCTGACTCAGAGGCTTTAGGTTTGGTTTGTGTTATCTAACAGACTCCAGAGGATCAGCATTACCAAATtaaactgcaaacacagcactCCAGAcatttgctttttgtttgttcacaagGTGTTTtatgtgactgacagctgctcaGCAGGTAGACTAGATACATTTCTAGACTGTCACCCAGATGCCATTTACGTTTCCTAAAGAATGAACTGCCAAATGTGGATCTTCATTGTGATTATTCATGTCCACATGCAGTCACACTGCCAGTCCTGACAGGAGATTAACTTAGTCTTGTTTTCCTCATAAGAGATTGTAGCTCAGGCTTTAGATGATCAGACATGAAGTGAAAAGGAGCACGCTGGGTGAATAATCAGTATTAAAACAGCTCAGCTCCGTTTGATGAAAAGGTGTTTGCATCTAGATAAACGCCTGCGTGTATGCAGTCCGCATGCCATAtttatccattcattcatttcacaattGGCTGTCATAAAATCTGGTGTTTTTATAGCACACATCCGGTTAGCAGAGTTTAATGTCGCGTGTTTTAGTGATGGAACGCCGTTGCTAGGAAACAGCAGGCCGTTTAACTTAGCAAACATGCAGTGATGGAACAAGTGTGAAGAGCTTTTACTGAAGCAGAGGTAAAACCATGCTGTAGAAAAACTtcattatgtttaaaaaaaacaaacccatcaGTAAAAATGATCAGCAAAacattgatatatatatacatatattgtgATTTGCTCATgaagtattaaaaatatatacagcagaTGAGTATTATGTTACActttattactgatgcattaacatGTAGCCGTATTGTAACGTTGGAGCCAGTCGAGGTGCAGCAGAGTTTTATGCACTGCTGGGTTGTTCAGTACCAGTTGGCCATATTTGATGACcgtgttttgtatgtaaaatcttTATCTGCGAAATAAAGTAAGTCAGAGGAGTGTAAATAAGTAAATCAATTTCCGTTCAAATGATATGTAGATATGatatgtagtaaaaaaaaaaaaaactttagcaACAATGGAAATATTCCTGTAAACTACCTTAAATTGTGTAAATGTTCTTAATTATTATTGACACGGTAATAAGGTGTTGTTTAAAACCTCCCAGCATCAGCGTGTCACACACATCCACGTCAGAGTGGGCTGACATTTCACCTGCGCGTTCCTTCCGTCATTTACGGTAAAGTATCGTTACGACTGGTTGCGTCATTCTGAAGTATCTAGAACACTTTACGACAGTGTTGACATCTCCGCTGGTGACACACTTTAGTTATGAAGCAGATCTGTGTTTAAATGAGTGTGTTTGACTTGTTCCGCGGGTTCTTCGGGGTACCCGGAGGCCATTATCATGGCCGAAGGTAAGTTAAAGAGTCAACACATACGGCTGTCACTGAgctgagctaagctaactgaaGTTTGCTGACTTGTTGGTATCTGCGTGATGAAAACTGCTTCAGTCACAAGGTTAGTGTTTGTGTGACGGGCTGAGCACAGGGGACCTGACCTGACACTGAACCAAAAGCAATATTTCATACTCAATTTACATTAAAGCCCCCACGAAGTCAAACTTTCAGTGTAAGCTGTATGTCCCTGTACACCAGTATCTGCTCTAACTGtgacaaaaaagtcattttttagtattttatggtattttagagtCAGCTGTTGACGTCATCCTGCTCTCAGGGTGTTTACCAATTTTGCATCCAATGAACTCCAATGTTCATAATATTTAAGACaagtccctccctctcttcctgtctttaaatatgcatatctgtttcatgttttcatgacaCGTATCCTCATCCATTTTCTCCCTGTCATGTATCATCAGGGACCCCTTCTTCGATGCCATGACTCATGAtgaagacgacgacgacgacgacgatgacgaagATGGGACCTATTATGACGGCTTCCGGGGGGACCCGCAGGACCCGTTTGACAGTGCCTGGAGGTTCGGCTTTAGCGTGGGCCCCAACGGGATGAAGATCCAGGAGCCTCAAGCGTTTGGCCACGTCctcagagagatggaggagatatTCTCTCAGTTCGGCCGTTGGGAAGGACATCCAGAGACTGGACACATGGGTATGAAACCTGAGCCGCCATCCCAGAACTGTACCATCCTGTACCGCTCTTCTTCTAGCACATGTAGGACACACTTGCACTTACATGAAGGCTCATCATGTCTGTGTCTCCTTCTTGTTCTAGGTGTTCCTAACAACATGCTGCCACCGTCTcaagacagagcagagaaggGTGAGGGAGGATCCAGCGGGAACCCCCTGAGGGACTTCATGCTCAAATCCCCTGACAGTGACTCTCGACGACCCCAAGCAGGACCGTACAGAGAGCCCCGAAATGATGAGCATCCTTCTCATGAGTCACCAGGGTTTCCCAGCTCGCCATTTCATGGCTGGACCCCTTTTTCAAAGGTAAATGagatgtctttctttttttccatcaagaCGTTTGAACGTGTGCTGGTTAATGTTTTAGTATCAACTATTATGTGTTTTCTTAATAGTTTAATGATATTTGGAGGAAGGGGCCACAGGAAGCTCCAGAGGAGTACAAAGAAGACAGAGGTAggacatgtttttaattctcCAGTAGTAgacatttgaatgatttttgCCTCATTTTCTAACTGATTTCCCACGTTCTCCTCCTCAGATCTGGACTCTGCAGTGTCTTCTGGAGGCCTGGATCAGATTCTGACACCACCTGCTGGTCAGGCACCAAACCAACCCAGGACCCGATCCTTCTTCCAGTCAGTCACCGTCACCAAGGTGGTGAAACCTGACGGGGTGAGAAAAAcaacttatatttatttagttattcaTTATATGTTGATATAGTTTCAGGGCAGTGGCCCAGTTTAGACCAgatcatataaatatatatgtatatatttgtgtatttttttgtggtttgtctGACAGACTGTAGAGGAGAGGCGAACCGTTAGAGACAGCCAAGGCAAAGAAGAGACCACAGTGACCCGTTCAGGAGGTCCTGGCACCCCGGAGGGACCAGAAACTGGACCTGTCACACCTGGTCAGTGTTGTGGATGTTTTTCAGTTAACAGTAGAAAATATTTAGTAGCTCGATCTATTcgtgatgatttttttttgtttttatttcaggtgGTCATCATCCGTTTTCAGACATGCGGGACGATGAGTCGTTATTCTCCAGGTTCTTCAGGGGGTTTAAATAAGATGTAAAGTGATGTTTAATGTCTGGACTGGTTAACTGTGGCTTTTGTTCAGTTAAGTCATATTTGTAAGATAGACAAAAATACAGACAGGACACTCGCATGAGTTACAGTTGCCAAAATGAATGTGTTGGATTAGGGTCTCTGCGATGATGAAGGTGACACTGGGATTTCTAACTGACCAAACACCTGTAGAAGCTGCCAGTCCTGAAGACTagtgactttgactttttttttttcttttttttttaatcacatcagGCACTAATCagctgtatattttattttttgaattgTCCTTTAGGATACGTACAGATGTGAGTGTATGATATGTCAATAAAAGAgtattaatatatttacataGTTGCCTATATTTGCCTGTGTTTGACTACTTTAAAGCAATATTACAAACATCTTCATTCAAATTGACTTCAGATCAAAACATTTCGAGGTTGTGCTGCTACAGTCTCATTAGGCTTGTTCTAAGCATTAGCTCATGGTGGTTAATGAGTTTGCCAACATTATGACTCTTGCAGTTTAACTACGATCTCTCACTTTAACATCATTTGTGTACATAAAATATTAGTATATTAGACATTTATTGCTCAAAATAAGTTAATACTTAGGTTTCAGGAAGTGAaaatttcaattcagtttgtTATGTATAATAAAGAACAGTTATAGTGAAGTGTATTTCTGTGAGATCCTATTACACATTGTTAATTTAActgaagtaataataatagagaAAGTTCTATTTTTTATAGTGACAGCATTTCTTATAGTTCTTCCTGGATTTTAATGGCTACTTGCACTAAGTAACTAATTAAGTAAAGCTCCAACCTTTCTTAACTTGATTTCTTACTGCTaactaatataataatgttataGTGTTGGGGGTTTCCAACATGAAACAGCTCCATACAGTTTTAAAGCAGACAGAAAATGCAGATTCCTCTGCTCTTGTCATGTCTTTTCATGCATGTCGTCCCGTGTTCTGCGGAGCTGATAAGTCTTTATCGCTCCAAAAAGGAGTCAAGTCTGATCAAGTCCCTCCATCAGTTCAGCTCTCCAAGGTGCGGTCTGGATGAATgccttttcctgtctctccatCTTATTTAGCTTATTTCACCTTCTTCACTTTCTCCTTCCTCAGTCTTTCTCAAAAATGGCCTCACTGTCATGAAAATGTCAGTGTGACCTCCACCAGGTCTGTGCTTTCTCTGTGCTTCAGCACAGTCTTTGATACAGATGGAATGATAATTCCACCCATACAGAAAGAATGAAAATTCATGTTcaacttaaatttaaaaaaaaaaaaaacaacgtgcTCTTTCATGTGTGAAGTATGAAAAGGTCTCATTGCTCTGGTTACATCCCGTGTTCAGACAGATCTGCCTTCGTGAGGGGAGTGGACATAATGGTGCATTGTTTTCCTCTGAAAAACAGCAGTACATTTCACTTCAGAGAGAACCAGGAATGAAACTGTGTGGCGTTCACTCGTGTCGTTTTAAAAGGTTAAGGTGAACCTTCATTTATTTGAacttctcatttattttctctctctaaaaGACCgttacatgcagataaacgtagagaagtgacagaaatgtggggggagagatgggtaatgacatgcagcaaagggctgcaggtcagattcgaacctTGGGCCtctgtggcaaggactgagcctttgtacatggggcggagacaaagattttcttttttgatccCTCAGTGGGAAAATGATTTTACACACAGGCCTGAAggacagccacacacacaaacggctTATGGAGCATATAGCATACCAAATGACAGATACCTGGAGTCAGGTCAAGCTGTCGTGACTGGTATGAGGCACTGCATGTTACTTTACTAATTAAAACTGGTCTGTTTCATTCATATTTGTTAACTTATCTGAAGATCATATTGTTATGCAGATGCTTTTCATGCAGGATGCATATATTTATGAAGTCAACAGCAACACTCGTGTTCTTATCCTTTCAGGAAGGAAGGTTATCTTCACAGGAAACCATAAATTAGAGATGAAATATCTTATTGTAAGATgtgattatacagtatttatctTCTTTTACGCTATATAATGCATTAATAGTTTGTCAGGAGTGTGACGATCTCTTGACATACATCAACTTGCTATCACCTACACTGATGGGTGTCGTTTGCAGTGATTTACTCACTGTTTGCACCAGCTGTAAAGTGTATCAAATAGATCGATttcatatgcatgcatgcatcatgGGGAAAATATACTGAGCAAGCTgtcttatctgtctgtctcatgtATGTCAGAGCAGTAATAAATTCTTATCACAGATTAAGGCGATGATTGCAGGTTTCCCATCTCTTATCTGAATCCTCTTATTATCCCGTGCtcgtttacacacacatgcaatatGAAAACGAGCTGTTACAAATAAGTTGAAATGTGTTGACAGTCAGagatttttctatattttgtttacattttttgggTGCACTTATTTGCattcagagaagaagaaatgtgaccaATCAAATGAAAGGAACAATCAAGAGTCAATTCCAGTCAGGTGAAACACGTTAAACCAGCCAAGGGAACCAGTTTCACCAGCTCTGTGCTGTGAAGTGTTTTGGATCATGTCTGCTGTGATTTAGTCAGGATGTCCTACAGAGTGAACTACTCTCCTCTCCTGCGTGTACACGCACAACCATCTCAACCATGCCATAAAGTGTGTGACGTAGCCTTCGGGTCCTGTATGAAAGGGCAAACTCTGCCCAGTAAGTCAGGCAGTGCAGTGCTGTGTGGGTCAGACCCACCGGATGACGGTGTCCCAGCTTTGAAGGCTCACTCGTGGCCGGACGGTGTGGAGGAAAGCTCAGGGATGGAGAGGCTGCTGAGGAAATGTCAGATCAGGAACCAACTGGTCAGGGAGTGTTTGGCTGAATGCCTCGGAGTCTACGTCCTGATTGTGAGTAAATGTTTTATGCATCTAAAATGAAGTTAGTTGCATGAGGCACCTTTTAGATAAAAGAGGTTAATCACGATCATCACTGAGGCAAAGACATAGCAGGTGCAGCTTTTTGCGTTTGATTTGATAAGctgtaaaatacagaaaacattgAATTTCTTCTCCAGCAGTTCATTCAAACTCTCACTTGATCAGTAAACTCAAACAGTTCCATGCTTACTCTCTTGTTTTGAAGCAGTTTGTGATCCACACAATGGATAACCAAAGGACTTtgtcctgagagagagagagacagacagaatgaaTAAGAGTGCGAGTGAGGGGGAGGATAGAGAGGGTGGTGTTGGCGAACTCATCAGTGATTTGAACGGCGATGTTTGTTGTCTCACCTGTCAGGGCAGTTAACATTTACAACATGAATCATAAAACAGGTTCTTTAGAAATGATGTTCataaagaagatgatgatgatacagaGGCAATCCTGAGTATTACTGCTCTGTTTTTTGTGCTCAGGTTTTTATATTCTGCTAATACAGCTCTTCCTCTTATGTAATTGCAGCTGTTTGGATGTGGCTCCGTTGCCCAGGTGACCACAACTCAAGATAAGAAGGGACaatacctgtcaatcaatctTGGTTTTGCTCTGGGAGTTACATTTGGGGTGTTTGTGTCTCGTGGAGTCTCAGGTGAGGGACTGTGTGAAAATTATTAGAGAGTCGAGGGGAAAGAAAATCAAGTCCCCGAGTggttattaatgttttctttgaacTCCAGTTTAAATCTGGATGTCCTAAACGGAATTGTAAAGTTGGTAAATcacctcaagtgatgtcacatCTCAGATAGTGTTATATGAGTGCAATTCTAAATCAGCTTTAAATGACCTTTTAATGTGCAAAACCAAtataaacattcaaacaaacctGATAAAGAGACAGACCCTTTGTCCTCTGCATACATCAATGTGCACCAAGAACCATGCCACAAGTGAAAGTTGTCTTTTGGATCAAATTATACTTATTAATTACAATATACTGCAGAGGAagattgaaataaaacataagttTAGGACATGAAAAAAGAGATACTACATTCAGCTTTTTTCCAGTCCCTAAGTTGTGCATAATGCCTGTATAATATCTAATAACATCACTGTTTTCACAGAGCAGGATAAAAGCATGGATATGTATGCAAAGGGACAATTTCAGgacacaaaaaatataattttcaattctgaaatgtttcacattagACCTGAactcttttcttattttcttccaTAAGGTGCCCATCTGAACCCAGCCGTCTCTCTGAGTTTATGCTTCCTGGGCAGGCATTCTTGGATAAAACTACCTTTCTACATCTTCTTCCAAGTGCTCGGAGCCTTTCTGGCTGCAGCTACAGTTGGTCTGCAGTACTATGGTGAGTTATATTTAGATATAGTCAGTGTTCTTTCTCTAAAAAGGTTAAATAAGTGAAAACAGCTGGGCAATGTAGTTTTTAGTAAATGTTACTCAAATTGTACTAAATAGAAGATTTGTGTGGAACTATTTTaagctgtggattaatacacaagTGGTTCTCCAGTTAGCCGGTGCATATAGGACTGACTGAAAAggttgtgtacatgtgtttttccATGTATTATACGATGTTTGCAGATGCTATCCAGGCGTACAGCGGAGGTGAGCTGACAGTGACGGGTCCCACTGCCACAGCCGGCATATTCTCCACCTACCCAGCTGACTACCTCAGTGTGTGGGGAGGTGTCGTGGACCAGGTCAGATACTGATTCATTCACTCAGTCAGGTTTGAACATCGGGTTAGGTTACAGACTGAAGTGTAGTATTCTGCTTctggaacatttcttac
Protein-coding regions in this window:
- the hax1 gene encoding HCLS1-associated protein X-1 isoform X2 is translated as MKTASVTRDPFFDAMTHDEDDDDDDDDEDGTYYDGFRGDPQDPFDSAWRFGFSVGPNGMKIQEPQAFGHVLREMEEIFSQFGRWEGHPETGHMGVPNNMLPPSQDRAEKGEGGSSGNPLRDFMLKSPDSDSRRPQAGPYREPRNDEHPSHESPGFPSSPFHGWTPFSKFNDIWRKGPQEAPEEYKEDRDLDSAVSSGGLDQILTPPAGQAPNQPRTRSFFQSVTVTKVVKPDGTVEERRTVRDSQGKEETTVTRSGGPGTPEGPETGPVTPGGHHPFSDMRDDESLFSRFFRGFK
- the hax1 gene encoding HCLS1-associated protein X-1 isoform X1; translation: MSVFDLFRGFFGVPGGHYHGRRDPFFDAMTHDEDDDDDDDDEDGTYYDGFRGDPQDPFDSAWRFGFSVGPNGMKIQEPQAFGHVLREMEEIFSQFGRWEGHPETGHMGVPNNMLPPSQDRAEKGEGGSSGNPLRDFMLKSPDSDSRRPQAGPYREPRNDEHPSHESPGFPSSPFHGWTPFSKFNDIWRKGPQEAPEEYKEDRDLDSAVSSGGLDQILTPPAGQAPNQPRTRSFFQSVTVTKVVKPDGTVEERRTVRDSQGKEETTVTRSGGPGTPEGPETGPVTPGGHHPFSDMRDDESLFSRFFRGFK
- the aqp10b gene encoding aquaporin-10b, which produces MSYRVNYSPLLRVHAQPSQPCHKVCDVAFGSCMKGQTLPSKSGSAVLCGSDPPDDGVPALKAHSWPDGVEESSGMERLLRKCQIRNQLVRECLAECLGVYVLILFGCGSVAQVTTTQDKKGQYLSINLGFALGVTFGVFVSRGVSGAHLNPAVSLSLCFLGRHSWIKLPFYIFFQVLGAFLAAATVGLQYYDAIQAYSGGELTVTGPTATAGIFSTYPADYLSVWGGVVDQVIGTAALLLCVLALGDQRNSSIPHYLQPVLVGAAVLVIGVSMGSNSGYALNPARDLGPRIFTFVAGWGVDVFKAGGGWWWVPIVAPCVGALLGTLIYELMIEVHHPVIPSELQTSCQEAIESKSEVELNGVEPDTEKPSSKL